Proteins encoded within one genomic window of Neodiprion fabricii isolate iyNeoFabr1 chromosome 6, iyNeoFabr1.1, whole genome shotgun sequence:
- the LOC124185366 gene encoding uncharacterized protein LOC124185366, whose translation MSEAEAKPASPAPTPGNNPAASIVLQTPVLQVACRMLRSPSHESVTTDISLFSVSSSASEARGNRLAPFKSYSDAHLASRGPSPNPDNRQIQANRQADIPEILWFEEETELIRSCGALSSALGLQKSFSTSDVFQLPSPDAGCSRKLRSAVSALALDTAHRDGLLLEQARLDHASRSCSTWVAVGDVGTTSQLPSPHGGTVQPAPPAPNHHTNSMPFTAADLVRSVNKKVRQNYIRRRLLTTYRAMERLSQSEFNLDRLEAAASAAQSSPGATLSVPGTSLTSGSVLATSRKGKNLPLTVSDVERERGKQLSKYERNMMIFNWLHTLDDTAIDSLE comes from the exons ATGTCCGAGGCGGAAGCCAAGCCAGCGTCGCCTGCGCCAACTCCGGGCAACAACCCGGCAGCCAGCATCGTCCTGCAGACGCCGGTCCTCCAGGTAGCCTGCAGGATGCTGCGATCCCCGAGCCACGAGAGCGTAACGACGGATATTTCGCTATTCAGCGTCTCTTCGTCGGCCAGCGAGGCCCGTGGCAATCGGCTCGCACCTTTCAAATCGTACAGCGACGCTCACCTGGCCAGCAGAGGCCCGTCGCCCAATCCCGATAATCGCCAGATCCAAGCCAACAG GCAGGCCGACATACCGGAAATCCTCTGGTTCGAGGAAGAAACGGAGCTGATCCGAAGCTGCGGAGCACTCTCCTCGGCACTTGGGTTACAGAAGAGCTTCAGCACCAGTGACGTCTTCCAGTTGCCGAGTCCGGACGCGGGATGCTCGCGAAAGCTTCGTTCCGCCGTCTCCGCCCTCGCCTTGGACACCGCTCACAGGGACGGGCTTCTCCTCGAGCAGGCGAGGCTCGACCACGCTTCGAGGTCCTGCAGCACTTGGGTCGCCGTCGGCGACGTTGGGACCACGTCTCAGCTGCCAAGTCCTCACGGTGGGACCGTCCAGCCGGCGCCACCCGCCCCGAATCACCATACGAACTCCATGCCGTTCACGGCTGCCGACCTCGTCAGGTCCGTCAACAAGAAGGTCCGCCAGAATTACATTCGTCGAAG GTTGCTGACGACGTACAGAGCGATGGAACGCCTTTCGCAGAGTGAGTTCAATCTGGACAGATTGGAGGCGGCGGCATCGGCGGCGCAGTCGAGTCCAGGAGCGACGCTGTCGGTTCCGGGTACTTCGCTGACTTCCGGTTCGGTGCTCGCAACCTCTCGGAAGGGGAAAAACCTCCCGTTGACCGTAAGCGACGTGGAGAGGGAACGCGGCAAACAGTTGTCCAAGTACGAGAGGAACATGATGATATTCAACTGGCTCCACACCCTCGACGACACGGCTATAGACAGTTTGGAGTAA